Genomic window (Aerosakkonema funiforme FACHB-1375):
TTATTTAGTGCATAAGGAAAAAATGTCCGCTCTCGGTCAATTGGTGGCTGGGGTCGCCCACGAAATTAATAATCCTGTGAGCTTTATTGCGGGTAATCTCAGCCACGCTGAAGGATATATCAAATCTTTGATTGAACACTTAAGCCTTTATCAGCAAAAATTTCCAGAGCCAGGAGAGGAAATTGAAAGTCATGCGGAAAAGATTGAATTAGGTTATTTAATAGAAGATTTGCCCAATTTAATTTCATCCCTGAAAACGGGAACCGATCGCATTCATCAGATTAGCGTTTCTCTGCGGAATTTCTCGCGAGCGGATACTACTGTTAAAGTGTCGGTCAACATTCACGAAGGCATAGATAGCACCCTCCTGATTTTGAAGCATCGATTGAAAGCGAAAGCAAACCGTCCACCTATCCAAATGATTAAAGAATATGGAGAATTGCCACCAGTCGAGTGCTACGCCGGTCAAATTAATCAGGTATTTATGAATATCATTGCCAACGCCATTGACGCCATTGAAGAAATGGAATATGGCAACCCTACGATTCGGATTCGTACCGAAGTTTCACAAAATAAAGATATAGCAGTTATTCGGATACAGGACAATGGGATGGGGATAGCACCAGAAGTCAAAGCTCGTATATTTGAGCCGTTATTTACCACGAAGGCGGTTGGCAAAGGAACTGGTTTGGGTTTGTCTATCAGTCGTCAGATTGTCGTGGA
Coding sequences:
- a CDS encoding hybrid sensor histidine kinase/response regulator, which gives rise to MSAESSEKSILLIVDDNPVNLGAIADFLDEAGFEVLVARDGESAIQKVKYAQPDLILLDVMMPGIDGFETCYKLKSDPSTKDIPVIFMTSLSDRVDKVKGLNLGAVDYITKPFQQDEVLARVKSQLKLYNLTKIMQQQNLLLKREVEDRVAAEISLQKLTQELEKRVEERTSELKQTMQELQQAQSYLVHKEKMSALGQLVAGVAHEINNPVSFIAGNLSHAEGYIKSLIEHLSLYQQKFPEPGEEIESHAEKIELGYLIEDLPNLISSLKTGTDRIHQISVSLRNFSRADTTVKVSVNIHEGIDSTLLILKHRLKAKANRPPIQMIKEYGELPPVECYAGQINQVFMNIIANAIDAIEEMEYGNPTIRIRTEVSQNKDIAVIRIQDNGMGIAPEVKARIFEPLFTTKAVGKGTGLGLSISRQIVVEKHGGDLSCISAPGQGTEFVITLPVKS